The sequence ACGGGGCGGACGTAGGGCGTGGGGGGCGCCTGGGCCGGGTGCTTCGCCGCCTCCTCGCGTGCCCTCGTGGCCGCCTCCTCCGGGTCGTTGCCCTTCGCGACCGCGCGCAGCGCCGCCTCCGACTCCTGCGGGGTGCGGGCCCGGCCGCGCAGCGCCGAGATGCCCCAGTAGAGGCCGAGGGCGCCGAGGAGCAGCGCGAGATAGGTCCAGCCGAGGAAGAGGCCCAGGACGAGGCCCCAGGTCCCGGCCATCAGCGCGTAACGGGCGTGCCGCTGCACCGGGTCGGTGGGGTCCCAGCGGGGGATACGGGGGAACGGACCGCCCGGACCGCCGTTGCCGTTCCCGTTGCCCGGACCCTGGCCGGGCCCCTGCTGCGGGCCACCCTGACCGGGCCCCTGCCACGGCCCCTGCGGCCCCTGTCCCTGGCCCTGTCCCTGCCCCTGCGGTCCCTGCCCCTGCGACCCCTGGTCCTGTCCCTGCGGCGGGGTGCCGGGGCGGTTGCCCCAGCCGCCGCCGCGCCACGGCTCGGGCTGCTGGCCGCTCCAGCGTGTGCCGCCGCCCTCGGGAGCGCGCGGGCGCCAAGGCTGGTCCGGGCGGTCGGCGGGCGGAGCGGCGAAGGGGTTGTCCGGCTCGCCCTGGGCCTCGGGCCCGCCCGGGGTGCCGGGCTCCTCGCGCTCACCGGAGCCGGGCGTCGAGCCCGTACCCCCGGAGCCCGGGTCGGCCCCCGCCCCGGAGGACCCCGTCCCTGAGGACCCCGTACCGGAAGAGCCGGCCCCGGAGGGCCCCGCACCGCCGGACGTCGTACCGGAGGAAGAGCCCGTACCACCGGCCCCCGCCCCGGAGGCCCCGGTACCGCCGGAGGCCCCCGTCCCACCGGACCCCGCGCCGGAGGAATCGCCCCCCTCCCGCAGCGCGAACACCGGGCGCCTCGCAGCCTCGCGGTCCTCGGCGGCGGGGCGGAAGGCTGTGGGGAGAACGCCGAGCGGGGCTCCGGCGGCGGCGCCCGCGGGGGCGGCGGTGCGGAGGCTGGGGCGGGCGGATCGGTCCGGCATCAGGAGGCGTCTTCCCCTTGCTGTGCGGCCGTCACGGGCGGGTGCGGGCGGCCTGGACTGACGAAAGGCGGCGGTGGGCGGGCGGCGGGCGCCCGCGCGGACACCCTTGACGCTACCTGCCGCTCGCCACCCCTTCGGGGCTGGCCCTGCCCCCGGGAGCCCTCGGGGCCGTCCGAGTGCCCGAACGGGGGCCGGTATCGTTGCTGACGGTCGGCGGCTTCGTAGAGTTCCCCGTATCGCGTGACGCGCCACCTTCGTGCGAAGCCACAAAGGGGCGGACGCGTACGGCCCGCCGGGGGGTGAGTCGCGTCACACCGTGGTGACGTCCCGGTCCCCGCCGCCTGCCGCCCGCCCCGCGAAACACCGCGGTCCCGCGCCCCGGCGCCGTACCGTCCCCTTCCAGAAAGGGCCCCCTCGTGGCCTCCGCACCACCTCCCGACCACGCACCCGGCGTCAAGCGCCTCGTCGTCCTCGTCTCCGGCACCGGCAGCAACCTCCAGGCCCTCCTCGACACCATCGAGGAGCAGGGCCCGGAGCGCTACGGGGCACGCGTCGTCGCCGTCGGTGCCGACCGCGAGGGCATCACGGGCCTGGAACGGGCCCGTGCCGCCGGAATCCCCACCTTCGTGTGCCGGGTCAAGGACCACCCGGACCGCGCCGCCTGGGACCTCGCGCTCGCCGGGGCCACCGCCGCGCACGCCCCGGACCTCGTGGTCTCGGCCGGTTTCATGAAGATCGTCGGCAAGGAGTTCCTGGACCGTTTCGGCGGGCGCTTCGTCAACACCCACCCCGCACTGCTGCCCAGCTTCCCCGGCGCCCACGGCGTCAGGGACGCCCTCGCCTACGGGGCGAAGGTCACGGGCTGCACCGTCCACTTCGTCGACGACGGCGTCGACACCGGACCGATCATCGCCCAGGGCGTGGTCGAGATCCGCGAGGACGATTCGCCGGAGGGCGAGGCCGCCCTCCACGCACGTATCAAGGACGTCGAGCGCGCACTGCTCGTCGAGGTCGTGGGGCGCCTGGCCCGCCACGGCTACCGCATCGAGGGACGAAAGGTACTGGTTCCGTGACGACCGAGTCCACGACCACCCCCACCGACACCGACGAGGCGGGCCGCAGGCCGCTGCGCCGCGCGCTCGTCAGCGTCTACGACAAGACCGGGCTCGAAGACCTCGCGCGCGGACTCCACGAGGCGGGCGTCCAGCTCGTCTCCACCGGCTCCACGGCGGGGAGGATCGCCGCCGCCGGGGTCCCCGTCACCAAGGTCGAGGAGCTGACCGGCTTCCCCGAGTGCCTCGACGGCCGCGTCAAGACCCTCCACCCCAAGGTCCACGCGGGCATCCTCGCCGACCTGCGCCTGGAGACCCACCGCTCCCAGCTCGCCGAACTGGGCGTCGAGCCCTTCGACCTCGTCGTCGTCAACCTCTACCCCTTCCGCGAGACGGTCGCCTCGGGCGCCACCGCGGACGAGTGCGTCGAGCAGATCGACATCGGCGGGCCCTCGATGGTCCGCGCCGCCGCCAAGAACCATCCCTCCGTCGCCGTCGTCACGAGCCCCGAGCGGTACGGGGACGTCCTCGCCGCCGCGCGCGAGGGCGGCTTCGACCTGCGCACCCGCAAGCGGCTGGCCGCCGAGGCGTTCCAGCACACCGCCGCCTACGACGTCGCCGTCGCCTCGTGGTTCGCCGACGACTACGCGGCGGCCGACGACAGCGGCTTCCCCGACTTCACCGGCGCCACCTACACCCGCTCCCACGTGCTGCGCTACGGCGAGAACCCGCACCAGGGCGCCGCGCTCTACGTGGACGGCACGGGCGGGCTCGCGCAGGCCGAGCAGCTGCACGGCAAGGAGATGTCGTACAACAACTACACGGACACGGACGCCGCGCGCCGTGCCGCGTACGACCACGCCGAGCCCTGCGTCGCGATCATCAAGCACGCGAACCCCTGCGGCATCGCGATCGCCGGGGACGTCGCCGAGGCGCACCGCAAGGCGCACGCGTGCGACCCGCTCTCGGCCTTCGGCGGCGTCATCGCCGTCAACCGGCCCGTCTCGAAGGAGATGGCCGCGCAGGTCGCCGAGATCTTCACCGAGGTCATCGTCGCCCCGGCGTACGAGGACGGCGCGGTCGAACTCCTCGCCAAGAAGAAGAACCTCCGCATCCTCGTCGCCCCCGGCGCCCCGGCGTCCCGCACCGAGACGAAGCAGATCGACGGCGGCGCGCTCGTCCAGGTCACCGACCGGCTCCAGGCCGAGGGCGACGACCCGGCTAACTGGACGCTCGCGACGGGCGAGGCGCTCGACGCGGCGGGGCTGCGCGAGCTGGAGTTCGCGTGGAAGGCGAGCCGGGCCGTCAAGTCCAACGCGATCCTGCTCGCCAAGGACGGCGCCTCGGTCGGCGTCGGCATGGGCCAGGTCAACCGCGTCGACTCGGCGAAGCTCGCCGTCGAACGCGCGGGCGCGGAGCGCGCGGCGGGCTCGTACGCGGCCTCCGACGCCTTCTTCCCCTTCCCCGACGGTCTGGAGGTCCTGACGGCCGCCGGAGTCCGCGCGGTCGTGCAGCCAGGCGGTTCGGTACGGGACGAACTCGTCGTCGAGGCGGCGAAGAAGGCCGGCGTGACGATGTACTTCACGGGGACGCGGCACTTCTTCCACTGAGTCCGGCCCGGCGAGTGCCCCCGTCCGCGCGCGCGAGCGTGGCGAACGGGGGCATTCGCCTTGCCGGGGGCTCAGTGGGGGCGGCCGTCGAACCACTCACCGGCTTCGCCGGCCGCGAGGAGGACGAAGGCGGCGGGCGCGGGGGTGCCGCGTTCGCGTGGCGCGTGGACGCCGGTACCGCCGGGGGCTCCGTGGCGGGCTCGTGAGGACTCGAAGCGCGTCTCCTCGCTGCCGTCGGGGACGTCATGCTTCGCGCGAGTGGCCCTCCTTGTCCCCCTACGGGCGACATCTACGTCAAAGGCGGAATCGCCCCGTTACCCGTCGGGGGGATTCCGCCTCTGGTGCGGGTACCGCGGTCCGTTCAGCCGCGTGGCCTGTTGAACCAGGCGGCGCCGTCGGACTTGCCGACGAAGACGGCCACCAGGACACCCATGACCAGGTGCGGGATGCCGACGATCACGAACGGGAAGAGGCCCAGCACCGCTGTCACGATGCCGAAGACGAGCGTGGTGACGCGGACTCCGTTGCCACCGCTCCGCACCTGGAGGGCCAGGACGGCGGCGCCGATCGCCCAGGCGAGGGAGAAGACGGCGATGCCCCAGGCGATGCCGGCGTTCTGCGAGTCGCTGAGCGAGGACTCGAATTCGCTGAAGTCGTCGCCGTTCGAGGCGACGGCGCCGAGGCTGTATATGACGGTGCCTATGAGGCACAGCCCGACGATGACCCAGAGGAGCACGCGCGCGGTCTTCACACCGCCCGGCATCTCCGCCGGGTAGCCCGGCTCGCCGTAACCGTAGCCGTATCCGTAGGGCGCGTTGGGGTCGACGGGCGGGGCCTGCGGGTAGCCGTAGCCGGGCTGCTGCGGGTAACCGGGCGGGTTGCCCTGCTGCTTGCCGGGCTGCTGGCCGCCGGGCGGGCCGTAGGGGTTGTTCGGGTCGCCGTAACTCATCGGGTTCCTCCGTGGGGACCGTTCGGGGACGGTGCGCACCGTGGACGGAGGAACGAGCGCGTCGTGGTCCCCCGGCACAGCCCGCGCGTAGGGTGACCATCCTTCGTGCGGGGGACATGCGGTGTCCAGGTGTTGACGAAGGGTGTTGCTCAAGTGAGACGCGCCCCGGCCCCCCGCGGCCCCTCACTCCCTCGGTCTGCGGAACCACTCCGCGCACTCGTTGAGCGCGAGGAAGACGATGATGATGACCGCCGAGGCGAGCGCGAACATCCACAGGATGTAGGCGACGAGGCTCAGCGGGATCGCCACGGAGGCCCAGACGATCGCCGCGACGCGGGTGCGGGGACCGCCCTTGGGGAAACCGGCCGCCAGGAGGATGCCCCAGGCCGCGAAGAGGATCAGCCCGATCCCGGCGAGCACCGAGACCCACGTGACGGTCGAGATCGCGTTCCGCCCGTCCTGCGGCGAGATCGTGTCGTCGTGATGCACGATCGCGCGGACGATCGTGGGGCCGAGCACGAGCACCAGGAGACCGATCGCGGCGTAGATCCCGGCGTGCACGAAGAGCAGCACACGGGCCGCCTTGGTCCGCCCCGGCACCGCACCGGGCGGGCGCCCGGGTTCCCAGCCGTAGGGGGCGTATCCGTAGGGCGGGGGCGGGGGAGCGGCGTACGGGGGAGCCTGGCCGTACGGCGGAGTGTGACCGTACGCGGGAGGCGGCGGGGCGTACGGGGGCGGGGCGTACGGCGGCGGGGCGTGGGGCGGTGCCGGGGGCGGCGGGCCCCACGGGGCACCCTCGGCGGGCCCCTGCCCGGGTACGTGTCCGGACGACCCCTGCCCGGGTACGCGCGCCGCTCCCTGCCCGGGTCCCCCCTCGGGCTCCGGCCCCGCCCCCGGGCGGGGCTCCTTCCGCGTCCCCGGGCCCTGTGCCCGTCTCGCTTCCCCGTCCTCTCCGTGCGGGGGTGCCGGGGTCGTGTCGTCGCTCGTGGTCACGGCGGTCTCCGTCCTGTGCGCGCTGCCCGCCCGCCCGGCGCGGTCGCGCGGCTCGACGGGGGGCGGGGGAGGCGAAGGCGGCATCGCGCGGCGCCCGTCCGTCCCTCCCCCGTACGGCGGACGGCGCCGTGGCGCCCCATGCTGGCCACGGAAGCCCCCGCTGTCCAGCCGGTTCGGGCCCCGCCCCCGGACCCGAGCGCGTCCGGCACGAGGGCCCCCGGGCGGCACACCGGGAGCACGCGCCCGGGGCACCTCCCGGCCGAAGGCTGGAGGAGCCGCACGGCCGCCCTTCCGGCGACGACGGGAATTGTCAGACAGGCCCTAGCGGCACCCGGATTCGTTCCGCGCCCCCCGCATCGGCGAAGATGTGCGGTATGAGCGCGCAGATTCTCGACGGCAAGGCCACCGCGGCACAGATCAAGTCCGAGCTGAAGGAGCGGGTCGCGGTTCTGCGCGAGCGCGGCATCGTGCCCGGTCTCGGCACGCTCCTCGTCGGCGAGGACCCGGGGAGCCAGAAGTACGTGGCGGGCAAGCACCGCGACTGCGCGCAGGTCGGCATCGCGTCGATCCAGCGCGAACTGCCCGCGAGCGCCACGCAGGAGGAGATCGAGGACGTCGTCCGCGAACTCAACGCCGACCCCGCGTGCACCGGCTACATCGTGCAACTCCCGCTCCCCAAGGGCATCGACGAGAACCGCGTCCTCGAACTCATGGACCCGGACAAGGACGCGGACGGCCTCCACCCGATGAACCTCGGCCGCCTCGTCCTCAACGAGCCGGCCCCGCTGCCCTGCACCCCGTACGGCATCGTGCGCCTCCTGCGGCAGCACGGCGTGGAGCTGAACGGCGCCGAGGTCGTCGTCGTGGGCCGCGGCGTCACGATCGGCCGCCCGATGCCGCTGCTCCTGACGCGCCGCTCGGAGAACGCGACCGTCACCCAGTGCCACACCGGCACCCGCGACCTCTCGGCCCACCTGCGCCGCGCCGACATCGTCGTGGCCGCCGCCGGGGTCCCGCACCTCATCAAGCCCGAGGACGTCAAGCCGGGCGCCGCCGTGCTCGACGTCGGCGTCTCGCGCGACGAGAACGGCAAGATCGTCGGCGATGTGCACCCCGGCGTCGCCGAGGTCGCCGGCTGGCTCTCGCCCAACCCGGGCGGCGTCGGCCCGATGACCCGCGCCCAGCTCCTCGTCAACGTCGTCGAGGCGGCCGAACGCGCCGTCGTCTGAGCGGAGTTCTCCCGCGCGCCGCGCCCGGCCCACCACGGGGCGCGTCGCGCGGGGGGCCCGCTCCGTACCGGGTACGAGACGGAGCGGGCCCCGGCATACCGCCCGGCCGTCCCGTACCGCCCCTGACCGCCCCTGAGCGCCGCCCCGCCTCATCCTGATCGCCGCCCGCCGACGAAAGGCACCACCCGTGGCCGGAGAGCCGAACGAGAGCCGCACCCCCGCGTCCGCCACGGACCACCCGGACCGCACGGATCGCGCGGAGTCCGCGCGGCCCGACGCCGAGCGGCGGCCGAGGCGCGAGGCGCACGGGGCGACCGCCGTGACCGCGCCCGAGGCGCCGGAGGCGGCGGGCGAGGCGCCGGGCGACGAGGAGACCCCCGTGGTGACCGAGGTGGTCAGCGCGCCGGGGCCCGACGGGCAGCCGATGCGGGCGACGCGCGAGGTCAGCGGGATCACGCGGGACACCGCGCGCCCCGAGGGCGGCGGGCGGGCCGCCCCGGCCGACGCCCCCGCGCCCGCGCGGCAGTGGCCGATCATCAGCGTCCTCGCGACCACGGGCGTCGGGCTCCTCGTCACCGGGCTCGGCGCCTTCCGCGTCGGCACGCTGCTCGTGGGACTCGCGCTGCTGCTCGGCGCGGTGCTGCGCTGGACCGTGGGCGCGGTGGGGATGCTCGCGGTGCGCTCGCGCTTCACGGACACGCTCACGTACGGGGTCCTCGGCCTCGTCGTCTTCTTCCTCGCGCTCATGGTCCAGCCCGACCCCTGGCTCGTGATCCCCTTCCTGGACGAGATCCTCCACTTCACCGTCGACTGACGAGCCCTCGCGCGCCCCCGCCGTGGGGCGCCCGCCCCGCCGTGCACCGCGTGGCCCCTGTGATCACTTGTGCGCGGATGAAGCCCGGATATTGCGTTCCCTCGCGTCTTCTGTGCATTTGGGTCTCTTCCTTCTTCGCGTCCTGTTCCTGCCTGATGGAGTGGACGTGTCGATGCCCGGCGTGCGACGGTGCGTCCTCCGGTTCCGAATGCTCCCGTGCGCCCCCCTTCGGTGGAACTGTCCCCCTGGGCGGGGGCGTTCTGATGGGTAGGCCAGGACGGGGCCCGCGAGGGCCGGTCCGGGCGGGGCCGGCCTGCGGGCAGAGCAGGGCACAGGGGGAAAGAGGGGGAGACGATGCCGCGTTGGAAGGCGCTGCCCGAAGGGCTCGATCCGCAGATCCGCGAGTTCACCGGCCAGTTGCGCCGGCTCGTGGACCGCGCCGGGCTCAGCGTCGCGGCGCTCGCGGACCGTACGGGCTACAGCAAGACGTCCTGGGAGCGATATCTCGGCGGCAGGCTGCTCGCACCGAAGGGCGCGGTCCTCGCGCTCGCCGAGGTGACGGGCGCCCATCCGCATCATCTGACGACGATGTGGGAGCTGGCCGAACGGGCCTGGAGCCGCGCCGAGTCGCGCCACGACCTGACGATGGAGGCGGTGCGCGTCTCGCAGGCGCGCGCGGCGCTCGACGAGCGGCCCGCCCCGGCGCGCGCCGCGACGGCCACGTACGCGGAGCCGGTCCGCGAGGAGCCCGTGCGGGAAACGCCGGTACGAGGCGGGACCGTGCCGCCCGGCGCCCGGCCGCCGGGGCGGTCACCGGGAAGTCCGCCTTCGCGCGGGCGGCGGCGCGCGACGCTGCTCCTCGCCGGGGTGACGGGCGCGCTCCTGGTGCTCGGCGCTGTCGTCTTCGTACCGCGCCTGCTCGACGACAACGACACGAACCGGCGGGCGACGCCCAGGAGTTCGGCCTCGGTACGGGCCGCCGAGCTGCCCGAGGGGGTGCGCTGCGCGGGGGCGGACTGCGCGGGCAAGGACCCGGAGGCGATGGGGTGCGGCGGCGAGCTGGCCCGCACGACGGACCGCGCCGCCGTCGGCACCCGGCTCGTCGAGGTGCGGTACAGCGAGGTGTGCGGCGCCGCCTGGGCGCGGATCACGCGGGCGGGCCCGGGGGACACGCTGACCGCACGGGCGGGCGGGCGCACCCAGCGGGTCACGGTCGAGGACACGGGGGACGCCTACACGCGGATGCTCCCCGTCCCCGGGCCGGGCAGGACCCGGGCCTGCGCCGAGGTCGGCGCGGGGGCGAAGGGGTGCGCGGGGGCCAAGGACGCCGCCACGGCGAGGAGTTCGGGGGAGAACGCGGCGGGGACGGACACGGCGGCCGATACGGGGACGGACGCGGCGGCCGGGGCGTCGGCGGGCGCGGGCTGACACCCGTACCCCGGAAATTCTCCCCGCCGACCGCGCATACCCCGCGTCACCCGGGGAACACGCGCTCATACCCCCCACGGGAGAGTCCCTCCCTGCGAAGGCCGCCGCAGCACCTTACCGCTCGGCGGCCTTCGCCGTGAGCGGGCCCGCGCCCCTGTGGGCCCCGCCACACCCGCCCTGCGGTCGCGCCCCCCACCGGCGCGATAGCCTGAGCGGCGGATCTCTCTTGACGCCAAGAGATCGATCATCCGGCGTCGGGGCCCAGATCCACCCCTTGGGGCAGGGAACCCCACCGCCAGTCGTCTGATGGAGATCGTCATGACCCGCACTCCCGTGAATGTCACCGTCACCGGCGCGGCCGGCCAGATCGGCTACGCGCTGCTCTTCCGCATCGCCTCCGGCCAGCTCCTGGGCCCGGACGTCCCGGTGAACCTGCGACTTCTGGAGATCACCCCGGCGCTCAAGGCCGCCGAGGGCACCGCGATGGAGCTCGACGACAGCGCGTTCCCGCTGCTCAAGGGCATCGAGATCAGCGACGACCCGAACGTCGCCTTCGACGGCGCCAACGTCGCCCTCCTCGTCGGCGCCCGCCCCCGCACCAAGGGCATGGAGCGCGGTGACCTCCTGGAGGCCAACGGCGGCATCTTCAAGCCCCAGGGCAAGGCGATCAACGACCACGCCGCCGACGACATCAAGGTCCTCGTCGTGGGCAACCCGGCGAACACCAACGCCCTCATCGCCCAGGCCGCCGCCCCGGACGTACCGGCCGAGCGCTTCACCGCGATGACCCGCCTCGACCACAACCGCGCGCTCACGCAGCTCGCGAAGAAGGCCGGTGTCACGGTCGACGCCATCAAGCGCCTGACCATCTGGGGCAACCACTCCGCGACGCAGTACCCCGACATCTTCCACGCGGAGATCAACGGCAAGAACGCCGCCGAGGTCGTGGCCGACGAGAAGTGGCTCGCCGAGGACTTCATCCCGACCGTCGCCAAGCGCGGCGCGGCGATCATCGAGGCGCGCGGCGCCTCCTCCGCCGCCTCGGCCGCCAACGCCGCCATCGACCACGTGCACACGTGGGTCAACGGCACCGCCGAGGGCGACTGGGCCTCCATGGGCATCCCCTCGGACGGCTCCTACGGCGTCCCCGAGGGTCTCATCTCCTCCTTCCCGGTCACGGTGAAGGACGGCGTGTACTCCATCGTCCAGGGCCTGGAGATCAACGACTTCTCCCGCAGCCGCATCGACGCCTCGGTCAAGGAGCTGGGCGAGGAGCGCGACGCGGTCCGCTCGCTCGGCCTCATCTGAGACCTTCCGGTCCCGCACGGGACGCACGGGCGCCGCGCGCGGCCGTTCCCGTGAAC comes from Streptomyces sp. Tu6071 and encodes:
- the purH gene encoding bifunctional phosphoribosylaminoimidazolecarboxamide formyltransferase/IMP cyclohydrolase yields the protein MTTESTTTPTDTDEAGRRPLRRALVSVYDKTGLEDLARGLHEAGVQLVSTGSTAGRIAAAGVPVTKVEELTGFPECLDGRVKTLHPKVHAGILADLRLETHRSQLAELGVEPFDLVVVNLYPFRETVASGATADECVEQIDIGGPSMVRAAAKNHPSVAVVTSPERYGDVLAAAREGGFDLRTRKRLAAEAFQHTAAYDVAVASWFADDYAAADDSGFPDFTGATYTRSHVLRYGENPHQGAALYVDGTGGLAQAEQLHGKEMSYNNYTDTDAARRAAYDHAEPCVAIIKHANPCGIAIAGDVAEAHRKAHACDPLSAFGGVIAVNRPVSKEMAAQVAEIFTEVIVAPAYEDGAVELLAKKKNLRILVAPGAPASRTETKQIDGGALVQVTDRLQAEGDDPANWTLATGEALDAAGLRELEFAWKASRAVKSNAILLAKDGASVGVGMGQVNRVDSAKLAVERAGAERAAGSYAASDAFFPFPDGLEVLTAAGVRAVVQPGGSVRDELVVEAAKKAGVTMYFTGTRHFFH
- a CDS encoding DUF3017 domain-containing protein, coding for MAGEPNESRTPASATDHPDRTDRAESARPDAERRPRREAHGATAVTAPEAPEAAGEAPGDEETPVVTEVVSAPGPDGQPMRATREVSGITRDTARPEGGGRAAPADAPAPARQWPIISVLATTGVGLLVTGLGAFRVGTLLVGLALLLGAVLRWTVGAVGMLAVRSRFTDTLTYGVLGLVVFFLALMVQPDPWLVIPFLDEILHFTVD
- a CDS encoding malate dehydrogenase, with translation MTRTPVNVTVTGAAGQIGYALLFRIASGQLLGPDVPVNLRLLEITPALKAAEGTAMELDDSAFPLLKGIEISDDPNVAFDGANVALLVGARPRTKGMERGDLLEANGGIFKPQGKAINDHAADDIKVLVVGNPANTNALIAQAAAPDVPAERFTAMTRLDHNRALTQLAKKAGVTVDAIKRLTIWGNHSATQYPDIFHAEINGKNAAEVVADEKWLAEDFIPTVAKRGAAIIEARGASSAASAANAAIDHVHTWVNGTAEGDWASMGIPSDGSYGVPEGLISSFPVTVKDGVYSIVQGLEINDFSRSRIDASVKELGEERDAVRSLGLI
- the purN gene encoding phosphoribosylglycinamide formyltransferase; this translates as MASAPPPDHAPGVKRLVVLVSGTGSNLQALLDTIEEQGPERYGARVVAVGADREGITGLERARAAGIPTFVCRVKDHPDRAAWDLALAGATAAHAPDLVVSAGFMKIVGKEFLDRFGGRFVNTHPALLPSFPGAHGVRDALAYGAKVTGCTVHFVDDGVDTGPIIAQGVVEIREDDSPEGEAALHARIKDVERALLVEVVGRLARHGYRIEGRKVLVP
- a CDS encoding helix-turn-helix domain-containing protein; protein product: MPRWKALPEGLDPQIREFTGQLRRLVDRAGLSVAALADRTGYSKTSWERYLGGRLLAPKGAVLALAEVTGAHPHHLTTMWELAERAWSRAESRHDLTMEAVRVSQARAALDERPAPARAATATYAEPVREEPVRETPVRGGTVPPGARPPGRSPGSPPSRGRRRATLLLAGVTGALLVLGAVVFVPRLLDDNDTNRRATPRSSASVRAAELPEGVRCAGADCAGKDPEAMGCGGELARTTDRAAVGTRLVEVRYSEVCGAAWARITRAGPGDTLTARAGGRTQRVTVEDTGDAYTRMLPVPGPGRTRACAEVGAGAKGCAGAKDAATARSSGENAAGTDTAADTGTDAAAGASAGAG
- a CDS encoding bifunctional methylenetetrahydrofolate dehydrogenase/methenyltetrahydrofolate cyclohydrolase — encoded protein: MSAQILDGKATAAQIKSELKERVAVLRERGIVPGLGTLLVGEDPGSQKYVAGKHRDCAQVGIASIQRELPASATQEEIEDVVRELNADPACTGYIVQLPLPKGIDENRVLELMDPDKDADGLHPMNLGRLVLNEPAPLPCTPYGIVRLLRQHGVELNGAEVVVVGRGVTIGRPMPLLLTRRSENATVTQCHTGTRDLSAHLRRADIVVAAAGVPHLIKPEDVKPGAAVLDVGVSRDENGKIVGDVHPGVAEVAGWLSPNPGGVGPMTRAQLLVNVVEAAERAVV